The following coding sequences lie in one Maylandia zebra isolate NMK-2024a linkage group LG14, Mzebra_GT3a, whole genome shotgun sequence genomic window:
- the LOC101472720 gene encoding kinase suppressor of Ras 1 isoform X1 translates to MDGAVDRGDRSALSSTSKPTGAQEALHQCRLIQNLVDISISSLLSLRTRCAASNDFTRREIRTLEVKLTKYMWTQLQLRQRIPEGERPEALAQYPRLEDWLLTADLTPQFIQAAAGKLSVDSLLQMSSSELQDMMRRLSSNSEDRSRLTTALSCLKSVNETGGDLRHNSGSCSSESQQDSSPFSPIRPSLSSGSPFTSLKPNSNHGRSISISVVPCSDDQGPTVPAENMSDPFSLESSTPSLTQVSKTHTFKSSHTPPPPSRKLLQLLPNIALTKNKSHDSQPTNRNEDPGTRKACKKKKVLAAIQINGSGISSEDSGLRSPLLSAQTPGPVPASAPYMMPVAPILLDNLAMQRSSPHTIRRDIGLAVTHRFSTKSWLSQTCQVCSKSMMFGVKCKHCKLKCHNKCTKDAPSCRISFATLPRMRRAESVPSDINNRIDHTAEVSVQFGTLPKALTKRDPVPSINQLESSSNPSSATSSTPSSPAHFQQSNPSSVSATPPPNPSPQSSWDNRFNFPDVPASTCSVQHSGSHNESGMVITETQITATEQGLEEEGEEGEEDYTAMDKEEADQTDTKKSYSKEEYDEDGLDDLPSSICRRQAVGRSGVPISRKVSQTSVYLQEWDIPYEQLQLGELIGKGRWGKVHKGRWHGEVAIRLLEIDGNNQDHLKVFKKEVMNYRQTRHENVILFMGACMAPPHLAIITSFCKGLTLYSVVRERGHLLDINKIRQIAQEIVKGMGYLHAKGIVHKDLKSKNVFYDTNKVVITDFGLFGMSGVVQEGRRKNVLRIPQGWICYLAPEIVRKLSPEVDEDQLPFSKAADIYAFGTIWYELQMRDWPITNQPVETIIWLVGRNEGIKNVLLESNLGKEVTEILSACWSLTADDRPPFTQLAGMLDRLPKLNRRLSHPGHWKTTETLENHECLRHHCHQHITKSGSESLLN, encoded by the exons GTGAAGCTGACCAAGTACATGTGGACACAGCTACAGCTGAGGCAGAGGATACCAGAAGGAGAAAGACCTGAAGCTCTCGCTCAGTACCCAAGACTGGAGGACTGGCTCCTCACAGCTGACCTCACGCCACAGTTCATACAG GCTGCAGCAGGGAAGCTCTCGGTGGACAGCTTGCTGCAGATGTCCAGCTCTGAGCTGCAGGACATGATGAGACGCCTAAGCTCCAACTCAGAGGATCGCTCTCGCCTCACTACTGCTCTCTCCTGTCTAAAGAGTGTTAATGAAACAG GAGGTGATCTGAGGCATAACTCAGGCTCCTGCAGTTCTGAGTCACAACAGGACAGCAGTCCCTTTTCTCCTATTAGACCCTCTTTAAGCTCTGGTAGCCCTTTTACCTCATTAAAACCCAACAGCAATCATGGCCGCTCCATCTCTATATCAGTGGTACCCTGTTCAGATGACCAAGGACCAACTGTACCAGCTGAGAACATGAGTGATCCATTCTCTTTGGAATCAAGCACCCCTTCGCTAACACAGGTCTCAAAGACCCACACGTTCAAGTCCtcccacacaccaccaccaccctctcGCAAACTGTTGCAACTGCTTCCCAATATTGCACTGACGAAAAACAAGAGTCATGACTCACAGCCGACCAACCGCAACGAGGATCCTGGGACACGCAA GGCctgtaagaagaagaaagtgttgGCTGCTATTCAGATCAACGGCTCTGGGATCAGTTCTGAAGATTCAGGTCTAAGATCACCTCTGCTGTCTGCCCAAACACCTGGCCCTGTCCCAGCCTCAGCTCCATACATGATGCCCGTCGCCCCCATCTTACTGGACA ATCTAGCCATGCAGAGAAGTTCCCCCCATACAATAAGAAGAGACATTGGCCTGGCTGTAACCCACAG GTTTTCGACTAAGTCCTGGCTCTCCCAAACATGTCAAGTTTGTTCTAAGAGCATGATGTTTGGTGTCAAGTGTAAACACTGCAA GTTAAAGTGCCATAACAAGTGTACCAAAGATGCACCTTCATGTCGGATATCATTTGCTACAT TGCCAAGGATGCGTAGGGCAGAATCGGTACCGTCAGACATCAACAATCGGATTGATCACACAGCCGAAGTCTCAGTGCAGTTTGGCACCTTACCAAAGGCACTAACCAAAAGG GACCCTGTCCCCAGTATTAACCAGCTGGAATCCAGCAGTAACCCGTCATCAGCCACCTCTTCCACACCTTCCTCTCCAGCACATTTCCAGCAGAGTAACCCTTCAAGCGTAAGTGCCACCCCCCCACCTAACCCATCACCACAGAGCTCCTGGGACAACCGCTTCAACTTCCCAG ATGTTCCTGCCTCCACATGCAGCGTTCAGCATTCTGGCAGTCACAATGAGTCTGG GATGGTGATTACTGAGACACAAATAACAGCCACAGAACAGGGATTG gaagaggaaggagaggaaggagaggaagatTACACAGCTATGGATAAAGAAGAAGCTGACCAGACTGACACAAAAAAGAGTTATTCCAAGGAAGAGTATGATGAAGATGGTCTGGATGATCTACCCTCTTCTATATGCCGCCGTCAGGCTGTTGGCCGTTCTGGGGTCCCCATCTCTCGTAAGGTCAGCCAGACCAGTGTCTACCTCCAGGAGTGGGACATCCCGTATGAGCAACTACAGCTGGGAGAGCTTATTGGAAAG GGTCGCTGGGGTAAGGTGCATAAAGGTCGCTGGCATGGTGAGGTGGCCATTCGCCTTCTAGAGATTGATGGCAACAATCAGGATCATCTGAAAGTCTTCAAAAAAGAGGTTATGAACTACAGGCAGACCAGGCACGAGAACGTCATCCTGTTCATGGGTGCATGCATGGCTCCTCCTCATCTTGCTATTATCACCAG tttCTGTAAGGGTCTGACTCTGTATTCTGTTGTAAGAGAAAGAGGTCACCTGCTGGACATAAATAAAATCAGACAGATTGCACAGGAAATCGTTAAG GGAATGGGTTATCTTCATGCTAAAGGCATCGTTCACAAGGATCTGAAGTCCAAGAATGTGTTCTATGACACAAACAAGGTGGTGATTACAGACTTTGGCCTGTTTGGAATGTCTGGTGTGGTACAAGAAGGCAG aAGAAAGAATGTGCTGCGGATACCACAGGGCTGGATCTGCTACCTGGCTCCAGAAATTGTTCGAAAATTGAGCCCAGAGGTTGATGAGGACCAGCTGCCTTTCTCCAAAGCTGCTGATATTTATGCTTTTGG CACAATCTGGTATGAGCTGCAGATGCGAGACTGGCCAATTACCAACCAGCCTGTGGAAACTATAATCTGGCTAGTGGGTCGTAATGAAGGCATTAAGAATGTGCTGTTAGAGTCCAATCTGGGCAAGGAGGTCACG GAGATCCTGTCTGCCTGCTGGTCCCTTACGGCAGATGACAGGCCACCTTTCACCCAGCTAGCAGGCATGCTGGACAGACTCCCTAAACTCAACCGCAGGctttctcaccctggacactgGAAAACAACAGA GACACTGGAAAATCATGAATGCCTGAGACATCACTGCCATCAGCATATCACTAAGTCAGGCAGTGAGAGCTTGTTAAATTGA
- the LOC101472720 gene encoding kinase suppressor of Ras 1 isoform X3 — MAAAGKLSVDSLLQMSSSELQDMMRRLSSNSEDRSRLTTALSCLKSVNETGGDLRHNSGSCSSESQQDSSPFSPIRPSLSSGSPFTSLKPNSNHGRSISISVVPCSDDQGPTVPAENMSDPFSLESSTPSLTQVSKTHTFKSSHTPPPPSRKLLQLLPNIALTKNKSHDSQPTNRNEDPGTRKACKKKKVLAAIQINGSGISSEDSGLRSPLLSAQTPGPVPASAPYMMPVAPILLDNLAMQRSSPHTIRRDIGLAVTHRFSTKSWLSQTCQVCSKSMMFGVKCKHCKLKCHNKCTKDAPSCRISFATLPRMRRAESVPSDINNRIDHTAEVSVQFGTLPKALTKRDPVPSINQLESSSNPSSATSSTPSSPAHFQQSNPSSVSATPPPNPSPQSSWDNRFNFPDVPASTCSVQHSGSHNESGMVITETQITATEQGLEEEGEEGEEDYTAMDKEEADQTDTKKSYSKEEYDEDGLDDLPSSICRRQAVGRSGVPISRKVSQTSVYLQEWDIPYEQLQLGELIGKGRWGKVHKGRWHGEVAIRLLEIDGNNQDHLKVFKKEVMNYRQTRHENVILFMGACMAPPHLAIITSFCKGLTLYSVVRERGHLLDINKIRQIAQEIVKGMGYLHAKGIVHKDLKSKNVFYDTNKVVITDFGLFGMSGVVQEGRRKNVLRIPQGWICYLAPEIVRKLSPEVDEDQLPFSKAADIYAFGTIWYELQMRDWPITNQPVETIIWLVGRNEGIKNVLLESNLGKEVTEILSACWSLTADDRPPFTQLAGMLDRLPKLNRRLSHPGHWKTTETLENHECLRHHCHQHITKSGSESLLN, encoded by the exons ATG GCTGCAGCAGGGAAGCTCTCGGTGGACAGCTTGCTGCAGATGTCCAGCTCTGAGCTGCAGGACATGATGAGACGCCTAAGCTCCAACTCAGAGGATCGCTCTCGCCTCACTACTGCTCTCTCCTGTCTAAAGAGTGTTAATGAAACAG GAGGTGATCTGAGGCATAACTCAGGCTCCTGCAGTTCTGAGTCACAACAGGACAGCAGTCCCTTTTCTCCTATTAGACCCTCTTTAAGCTCTGGTAGCCCTTTTACCTCATTAAAACCCAACAGCAATCATGGCCGCTCCATCTCTATATCAGTGGTACCCTGTTCAGATGACCAAGGACCAACTGTACCAGCTGAGAACATGAGTGATCCATTCTCTTTGGAATCAAGCACCCCTTCGCTAACACAGGTCTCAAAGACCCACACGTTCAAGTCCtcccacacaccaccaccaccctctcGCAAACTGTTGCAACTGCTTCCCAATATTGCACTGACGAAAAACAAGAGTCATGACTCACAGCCGACCAACCGCAACGAGGATCCTGGGACACGCAA GGCctgtaagaagaagaaagtgttgGCTGCTATTCAGATCAACGGCTCTGGGATCAGTTCTGAAGATTCAGGTCTAAGATCACCTCTGCTGTCTGCCCAAACACCTGGCCCTGTCCCAGCCTCAGCTCCATACATGATGCCCGTCGCCCCCATCTTACTGGACA ATCTAGCCATGCAGAGAAGTTCCCCCCATACAATAAGAAGAGACATTGGCCTGGCTGTAACCCACAG GTTTTCGACTAAGTCCTGGCTCTCCCAAACATGTCAAGTTTGTTCTAAGAGCATGATGTTTGGTGTCAAGTGTAAACACTGCAA GTTAAAGTGCCATAACAAGTGTACCAAAGATGCACCTTCATGTCGGATATCATTTGCTACAT TGCCAAGGATGCGTAGGGCAGAATCGGTACCGTCAGACATCAACAATCGGATTGATCACACAGCCGAAGTCTCAGTGCAGTTTGGCACCTTACCAAAGGCACTAACCAAAAGG GACCCTGTCCCCAGTATTAACCAGCTGGAATCCAGCAGTAACCCGTCATCAGCCACCTCTTCCACACCTTCCTCTCCAGCACATTTCCAGCAGAGTAACCCTTCAAGCGTAAGTGCCACCCCCCCACCTAACCCATCACCACAGAGCTCCTGGGACAACCGCTTCAACTTCCCAG ATGTTCCTGCCTCCACATGCAGCGTTCAGCATTCTGGCAGTCACAATGAGTCTGG GATGGTGATTACTGAGACACAAATAACAGCCACAGAACAGGGATTG gaagaggaaggagaggaaggagaggaagatTACACAGCTATGGATAAAGAAGAAGCTGACCAGACTGACACAAAAAAGAGTTATTCCAAGGAAGAGTATGATGAAGATGGTCTGGATGATCTACCCTCTTCTATATGCCGCCGTCAGGCTGTTGGCCGTTCTGGGGTCCCCATCTCTCGTAAGGTCAGCCAGACCAGTGTCTACCTCCAGGAGTGGGACATCCCGTATGAGCAACTACAGCTGGGAGAGCTTATTGGAAAG GGTCGCTGGGGTAAGGTGCATAAAGGTCGCTGGCATGGTGAGGTGGCCATTCGCCTTCTAGAGATTGATGGCAACAATCAGGATCATCTGAAAGTCTTCAAAAAAGAGGTTATGAACTACAGGCAGACCAGGCACGAGAACGTCATCCTGTTCATGGGTGCATGCATGGCTCCTCCTCATCTTGCTATTATCACCAG tttCTGTAAGGGTCTGACTCTGTATTCTGTTGTAAGAGAAAGAGGTCACCTGCTGGACATAAATAAAATCAGACAGATTGCACAGGAAATCGTTAAG GGAATGGGTTATCTTCATGCTAAAGGCATCGTTCACAAGGATCTGAAGTCCAAGAATGTGTTCTATGACACAAACAAGGTGGTGATTACAGACTTTGGCCTGTTTGGAATGTCTGGTGTGGTACAAGAAGGCAG aAGAAAGAATGTGCTGCGGATACCACAGGGCTGGATCTGCTACCTGGCTCCAGAAATTGTTCGAAAATTGAGCCCAGAGGTTGATGAGGACCAGCTGCCTTTCTCCAAAGCTGCTGATATTTATGCTTTTGG CACAATCTGGTATGAGCTGCAGATGCGAGACTGGCCAATTACCAACCAGCCTGTGGAAACTATAATCTGGCTAGTGGGTCGTAATGAAGGCATTAAGAATGTGCTGTTAGAGTCCAATCTGGGCAAGGAGGTCACG GAGATCCTGTCTGCCTGCTGGTCCCTTACGGCAGATGACAGGCCACCTTTCACCCAGCTAGCAGGCATGCTGGACAGACTCCCTAAACTCAACCGCAGGctttctcaccctggacactgGAAAACAACAGA GACACTGGAAAATCATGAATGCCTGAGACATCACTGCCATCAGCATATCACTAAGTCAGGCAGTGAGAGCTTGTTAAATTGA
- the LOC101472720 gene encoding kinase suppressor of Ras 1 isoform X4, with translation MSSSELQDMMRRLSSNSEDRSRLTTALSCLKSVNETGGDLRHNSGSCSSESQQDSSPFSPIRPSLSSGSPFTSLKPNSNHGRSISISVVPCSDDQGPTVPAENMSDPFSLESSTPSLTQVSKTHTFKSSHTPPPPSRKLLQLLPNIALTKNKSHDSQPTNRNEDPGTRKACKKKKVLAAIQINGSGISSEDSGLRSPLLSAQTPGPVPASAPYMMPVAPILLDNLAMQRSSPHTIRRDIGLAVTHRFSTKSWLSQTCQVCSKSMMFGVKCKHCKLKCHNKCTKDAPSCRISFATLPRMRRAESVPSDINNRIDHTAEVSVQFGTLPKALTKRDPVPSINQLESSSNPSSATSSTPSSPAHFQQSNPSSVSATPPPNPSPQSSWDNRFNFPDVPASTCSVQHSGSHNESGMVITETQITATEQGLEEEGEEGEEDYTAMDKEEADQTDTKKSYSKEEYDEDGLDDLPSSICRRQAVGRSGVPISRKVSQTSVYLQEWDIPYEQLQLGELIGKGRWGKVHKGRWHGEVAIRLLEIDGNNQDHLKVFKKEVMNYRQTRHENVILFMGACMAPPHLAIITSFCKGLTLYSVVRERGHLLDINKIRQIAQEIVKGMGYLHAKGIVHKDLKSKNVFYDTNKVVITDFGLFGMSGVVQEGRRKNVLRIPQGWICYLAPEIVRKLSPEVDEDQLPFSKAADIYAFGTIWYELQMRDWPITNQPVETIIWLVGRNEGIKNVLLESNLGKEVTEILSACWSLTADDRPPFTQLAGMLDRLPKLNRRLSHPGHWKTTETLENHECLRHHCHQHITKSGSESLLN, from the exons ATGTCCAGCTCTGAGCTGCAGGACATGATGAGACGCCTAAGCTCCAACTCAGAGGATCGCTCTCGCCTCACTACTGCTCTCTCCTGTCTAAAGAGTGTTAATGAAACAG GAGGTGATCTGAGGCATAACTCAGGCTCCTGCAGTTCTGAGTCACAACAGGACAGCAGTCCCTTTTCTCCTATTAGACCCTCTTTAAGCTCTGGTAGCCCTTTTACCTCATTAAAACCCAACAGCAATCATGGCCGCTCCATCTCTATATCAGTGGTACCCTGTTCAGATGACCAAGGACCAACTGTACCAGCTGAGAACATGAGTGATCCATTCTCTTTGGAATCAAGCACCCCTTCGCTAACACAGGTCTCAAAGACCCACACGTTCAAGTCCtcccacacaccaccaccaccctctcGCAAACTGTTGCAACTGCTTCCCAATATTGCACTGACGAAAAACAAGAGTCATGACTCACAGCCGACCAACCGCAACGAGGATCCTGGGACACGCAA GGCctgtaagaagaagaaagtgttgGCTGCTATTCAGATCAACGGCTCTGGGATCAGTTCTGAAGATTCAGGTCTAAGATCACCTCTGCTGTCTGCCCAAACACCTGGCCCTGTCCCAGCCTCAGCTCCATACATGATGCCCGTCGCCCCCATCTTACTGGACA ATCTAGCCATGCAGAGAAGTTCCCCCCATACAATAAGAAGAGACATTGGCCTGGCTGTAACCCACAG GTTTTCGACTAAGTCCTGGCTCTCCCAAACATGTCAAGTTTGTTCTAAGAGCATGATGTTTGGTGTCAAGTGTAAACACTGCAA GTTAAAGTGCCATAACAAGTGTACCAAAGATGCACCTTCATGTCGGATATCATTTGCTACAT TGCCAAGGATGCGTAGGGCAGAATCGGTACCGTCAGACATCAACAATCGGATTGATCACACAGCCGAAGTCTCAGTGCAGTTTGGCACCTTACCAAAGGCACTAACCAAAAGG GACCCTGTCCCCAGTATTAACCAGCTGGAATCCAGCAGTAACCCGTCATCAGCCACCTCTTCCACACCTTCCTCTCCAGCACATTTCCAGCAGAGTAACCCTTCAAGCGTAAGTGCCACCCCCCCACCTAACCCATCACCACAGAGCTCCTGGGACAACCGCTTCAACTTCCCAG ATGTTCCTGCCTCCACATGCAGCGTTCAGCATTCTGGCAGTCACAATGAGTCTGG GATGGTGATTACTGAGACACAAATAACAGCCACAGAACAGGGATTG gaagaggaaggagaggaaggagaggaagatTACACAGCTATGGATAAAGAAGAAGCTGACCAGACTGACACAAAAAAGAGTTATTCCAAGGAAGAGTATGATGAAGATGGTCTGGATGATCTACCCTCTTCTATATGCCGCCGTCAGGCTGTTGGCCGTTCTGGGGTCCCCATCTCTCGTAAGGTCAGCCAGACCAGTGTCTACCTCCAGGAGTGGGACATCCCGTATGAGCAACTACAGCTGGGAGAGCTTATTGGAAAG GGTCGCTGGGGTAAGGTGCATAAAGGTCGCTGGCATGGTGAGGTGGCCATTCGCCTTCTAGAGATTGATGGCAACAATCAGGATCATCTGAAAGTCTTCAAAAAAGAGGTTATGAACTACAGGCAGACCAGGCACGAGAACGTCATCCTGTTCATGGGTGCATGCATGGCTCCTCCTCATCTTGCTATTATCACCAG tttCTGTAAGGGTCTGACTCTGTATTCTGTTGTAAGAGAAAGAGGTCACCTGCTGGACATAAATAAAATCAGACAGATTGCACAGGAAATCGTTAAG GGAATGGGTTATCTTCATGCTAAAGGCATCGTTCACAAGGATCTGAAGTCCAAGAATGTGTTCTATGACACAAACAAGGTGGTGATTACAGACTTTGGCCTGTTTGGAATGTCTGGTGTGGTACAAGAAGGCAG aAGAAAGAATGTGCTGCGGATACCACAGGGCTGGATCTGCTACCTGGCTCCAGAAATTGTTCGAAAATTGAGCCCAGAGGTTGATGAGGACCAGCTGCCTTTCTCCAAAGCTGCTGATATTTATGCTTTTGG CACAATCTGGTATGAGCTGCAGATGCGAGACTGGCCAATTACCAACCAGCCTGTGGAAACTATAATCTGGCTAGTGGGTCGTAATGAAGGCATTAAGAATGTGCTGTTAGAGTCCAATCTGGGCAAGGAGGTCACG GAGATCCTGTCTGCCTGCTGGTCCCTTACGGCAGATGACAGGCCACCTTTCACCCAGCTAGCAGGCATGCTGGACAGACTCCCTAAACTCAACCGCAGGctttctcaccctggacactgGAAAACAACAGA GACACTGGAAAATCATGAATGCCTGAGACATCACTGCCATCAGCATATCACTAAGTCAGGCAGTGAGAGCTTGTTAAATTGA
- the LOC101472720 gene encoding kinase suppressor of Ras 1 isoform X2 — protein sequence MDGAVDRGDRSALSSTSKPTGAQEALHQCRLIQNLVDISISSLLSLRTRCAASNDFTRREIRTLEVKLTKYMWTQLQLRQRIPEGERPEALAQYPRLEDWLLTADLTPQFIQAAAGKLSVDSLLQMSSSELQDMMRRLSSNSEDRSRLTTALSCLKSVNETGGDLRHNSGSCSSESQQDSSPFSPIRPSLSSGSPFTSLKPNSNHGRSISISVVPCSDDQGPTVPAENMSDPFSLESSTPSLTQVSKTHTFKSSHTPPPPSRKLLQLLPNIALTKNKSHDSQPTNRNEDPGTRKACKKKKVLAAIQINGSGISSEDSGLRSPLLSAQTPGPVPASAPYMMPVAPILLDNLAMQRSSPHTIRRDIGLAVTHRFSTKSWLSQTCQVCSKSMMFGVKCKHCKLKCHNKCTKDAPSCRISFATLPRMRRAESVPSDINNRIDHTAEVSVQFGTLPKALTKRDPVPSINQLESSSNPSSATSSTPSSPAHFQQSNPSSVSATPPPNPSPQSSWDNRFNFPDVPASTCSVQHSGSHNESGMVITETQITATEQGLEEEGEEGEEDYTAMDKEEADQTDTKKSYSKEEYDEDGLDDLPSSICRRQAVGRSGVPISRKVSQTSVYLQEWDIPYEQLQLGELIGKGRWGKVHKGRWHGEVAIRLLEIDGNNQDHLKVFKKEVMNYRQTRHENVILFMGACMAPPHLAIITSFCKGLTLYSVVRERGHLLDINKIRQIAQEIVKGMGYLHAKGIVHKDLKSKNVFYDTNKVVITDFGLFGMSGVVQEGRRKNVLRIPQGWICYLAPEIVRKLSPEVDEDQLPFSKAADIYAFGTIWYELQMRDWPITNQPVETIIWLVGRNEGIKNVLLESNLGKEVTEILSACWSLTADDRPPFTQLAGMLDRLPKLNRRLSHPGHWKTTEKI from the exons GTGAAGCTGACCAAGTACATGTGGACACAGCTACAGCTGAGGCAGAGGATACCAGAAGGAGAAAGACCTGAAGCTCTCGCTCAGTACCCAAGACTGGAGGACTGGCTCCTCACAGCTGACCTCACGCCACAGTTCATACAG GCTGCAGCAGGGAAGCTCTCGGTGGACAGCTTGCTGCAGATGTCCAGCTCTGAGCTGCAGGACATGATGAGACGCCTAAGCTCCAACTCAGAGGATCGCTCTCGCCTCACTACTGCTCTCTCCTGTCTAAAGAGTGTTAATGAAACAG GAGGTGATCTGAGGCATAACTCAGGCTCCTGCAGTTCTGAGTCACAACAGGACAGCAGTCCCTTTTCTCCTATTAGACCCTCTTTAAGCTCTGGTAGCCCTTTTACCTCATTAAAACCCAACAGCAATCATGGCCGCTCCATCTCTATATCAGTGGTACCCTGTTCAGATGACCAAGGACCAACTGTACCAGCTGAGAACATGAGTGATCCATTCTCTTTGGAATCAAGCACCCCTTCGCTAACACAGGTCTCAAAGACCCACACGTTCAAGTCCtcccacacaccaccaccaccctctcGCAAACTGTTGCAACTGCTTCCCAATATTGCACTGACGAAAAACAAGAGTCATGACTCACAGCCGACCAACCGCAACGAGGATCCTGGGACACGCAA GGCctgtaagaagaagaaagtgttgGCTGCTATTCAGATCAACGGCTCTGGGATCAGTTCTGAAGATTCAGGTCTAAGATCACCTCTGCTGTCTGCCCAAACACCTGGCCCTGTCCCAGCCTCAGCTCCATACATGATGCCCGTCGCCCCCATCTTACTGGACA ATCTAGCCATGCAGAGAAGTTCCCCCCATACAATAAGAAGAGACATTGGCCTGGCTGTAACCCACAG GTTTTCGACTAAGTCCTGGCTCTCCCAAACATGTCAAGTTTGTTCTAAGAGCATGATGTTTGGTGTCAAGTGTAAACACTGCAA GTTAAAGTGCCATAACAAGTGTACCAAAGATGCACCTTCATGTCGGATATCATTTGCTACAT TGCCAAGGATGCGTAGGGCAGAATCGGTACCGTCAGACATCAACAATCGGATTGATCACACAGCCGAAGTCTCAGTGCAGTTTGGCACCTTACCAAAGGCACTAACCAAAAGG GACCCTGTCCCCAGTATTAACCAGCTGGAATCCAGCAGTAACCCGTCATCAGCCACCTCTTCCACACCTTCCTCTCCAGCACATTTCCAGCAGAGTAACCCTTCAAGCGTAAGTGCCACCCCCCCACCTAACCCATCACCACAGAGCTCCTGGGACAACCGCTTCAACTTCCCAG ATGTTCCTGCCTCCACATGCAGCGTTCAGCATTCTGGCAGTCACAATGAGTCTGG GATGGTGATTACTGAGACACAAATAACAGCCACAGAACAGGGATTG gaagaggaaggagaggaaggagaggaagatTACACAGCTATGGATAAAGAAGAAGCTGACCAGACTGACACAAAAAAGAGTTATTCCAAGGAAGAGTATGATGAAGATGGTCTGGATGATCTACCCTCTTCTATATGCCGCCGTCAGGCTGTTGGCCGTTCTGGGGTCCCCATCTCTCGTAAGGTCAGCCAGACCAGTGTCTACCTCCAGGAGTGGGACATCCCGTATGAGCAACTACAGCTGGGAGAGCTTATTGGAAAG GGTCGCTGGGGTAAGGTGCATAAAGGTCGCTGGCATGGTGAGGTGGCCATTCGCCTTCTAGAGATTGATGGCAACAATCAGGATCATCTGAAAGTCTTCAAAAAAGAGGTTATGAACTACAGGCAGACCAGGCACGAGAACGTCATCCTGTTCATGGGTGCATGCATGGCTCCTCCTCATCTTGCTATTATCACCAG tttCTGTAAGGGTCTGACTCTGTATTCTGTTGTAAGAGAAAGAGGTCACCTGCTGGACATAAATAAAATCAGACAGATTGCACAGGAAATCGTTAAG GGAATGGGTTATCTTCATGCTAAAGGCATCGTTCACAAGGATCTGAAGTCCAAGAATGTGTTCTATGACACAAACAAGGTGGTGATTACAGACTTTGGCCTGTTTGGAATGTCTGGTGTGGTACAAGAAGGCAG aAGAAAGAATGTGCTGCGGATACCACAGGGCTGGATCTGCTACCTGGCTCCAGAAATTGTTCGAAAATTGAGCCCAGAGGTTGATGAGGACCAGCTGCCTTTCTCCAAAGCTGCTGATATTTATGCTTTTGG CACAATCTGGTATGAGCTGCAGATGCGAGACTGGCCAATTACCAACCAGCCTGTGGAAACTATAATCTGGCTAGTGGGTCGTAATGAAGGCATTAAGAATGTGCTGTTAGAGTCCAATCTGGGCAAGGAGGTCACG GAGATCCTGTCTGCCTGCTGGTCCCTTACGGCAGATGACAGGCCACCTTTCACCCAGCTAGCAGGCATGCTGGACAGACTCCCTAAACTCAACCGCAGGctttctcaccctggacactgGAAAACAACAGA AAAAATTTGA